A window of Pseudodesulfovibrio hydrargyri contains these coding sequences:
- a CDS encoding tRNA (adenine-N1)-methyltransferase, which yields MIEPGQLILLISHKGKRYLRKLEAGGEVHTHDGKLLMDDIAEAGFGQYVQTHLGKAYLVLKPTLHDLIKGVKRQTQIMYPKEIGYLMMKLGIGPGSTVIESGTGSGGLTTALAWFVGDTGKVITYERRADFFKLAGKNLERVGLSHRVEQVNQNIEDGFLHSGADALFLDVRTPWEYLHSIPSAVIPGAMCGFLLPTVNQVSDLLRGLEDGPFADLEVLEILVRRWKPVADRLRPDDRMVAHTGFLVFARYMEPPAARPRPEGVADPDEAPAIEDLPDAPATEDVGDDAEF from the coding sequence ATGATCGAACCGGGACAACTCATTCTGCTCATCAGCCACAAGGGCAAACGCTACCTGCGCAAGCTCGAGGCCGGCGGCGAGGTCCACACCCATGACGGCAAGCTGCTCATGGACGACATCGCCGAGGCCGGCTTCGGCCAGTACGTCCAGACCCACCTGGGCAAGGCGTATCTGGTCCTCAAACCGACCCTGCACGACCTGATCAAGGGGGTGAAGCGCCAGACGCAGATCATGTACCCCAAGGAGATCGGCTACCTGATGATGAAACTGGGCATCGGGCCCGGCTCCACGGTCATCGAGTCCGGCACGGGCTCGGGCGGCCTGACCACGGCCCTGGCCTGGTTCGTGGGCGACACCGGCAAGGTCATCACCTACGAGCGCCGCGCCGACTTCTTCAAGCTGGCGGGCAAGAATCTGGAGCGCGTCGGCCTGTCCCACCGCGTGGAGCAGGTCAACCAGAACATCGAGGACGGCTTCCTGCACTCCGGCGCGGACGCACTGTTCCTGGACGTGCGCACCCCGTGGGAATATCTCCATTCCATCCCCAGTGCGGTCATCCCCGGGGCCATGTGCGGCTTTCTGCTGCCCACGGTCAACCAGGTGTCCGACCTGTTGCGCGGTCTGGAGGACGGCCCCTTCGCCGACCTCGAGGTCCTGGAAATCCTGGTCCGCCGCTGGAAGCCCGTGGCCGACCGGCTGCGTCCGGACGACCGCATGGTCGCCCACACCGGCTTCCTGGTCTTTGCCCGGTATATGGAGCCGCCCGCGGCCAGGCCCCGGCCCGAGGGGGTTGCCGACCCGGACGAGGCTCCGGCCATCGAGGACCTGCCCGACGCCCCGGCCACGGAAGATGTCGGGGACGACGCCGAATTCTGA
- a CDS encoding PAS domain S-box protein, with protein MKNRRTTPEERLRKRVREHAARLRDGDDPVEFWATFCEALLAESAEPGPAAMRGADGGSAASLRASRLNTLFLSLRTPVLLLDADFAVEVMNPAACELTGAADVEAWCRGDHAPVPLKELAPWLEGPLEAEGLGVEGVEACRLDVPVVQRHGERHFSVAVSLAADFPDRRTGYAVVLDDITDRVEGERELAGERNRVAHYLDVIGAMVFTLDAAGRVDMVNRTACRMLGYAEEELLGRDWVDILVPPPQRDAIRDCLYLVLSGQVEEEDERSFPVTTREGFRRMIQWQSQVLTTEGGLPVGMLLSGTDITEQRVIEETLAEKELWLRSSFVALGEAVLILTPEMTILDANPAAEAMFERSQADLQGEPVSGLHVNAGHYEDFLARSKAAFEAGERALFELPLKRRKGEIFPADQSVSLIKGDDGATLGVVNVIRDISDRKYAEAELKRSEEKFRRIFETIEEGYMVTDLEGTVLMVNPATCRLLQFEESELVGRNIDTLYRQVSERVGFREALQAKGAIRGLQMTARRKDGTAIVIEANAHQVLNNQGEPVAMEGTFRDITRRIEAERVLRESEKQYRAFFENNHAIMLLTDPKSERIIDANPAAADFYGYPIEVMRTMNLSQINALGRDEMFSEMRRSMDEGRTYFIVRHRLAGGELRDVEVYSGPIMVQGAQRLYSVIHDVTKRIELEQEMKLLATTDALTGASNRHQFFSLGGVEVQRAKRYDLPLAVIMLDIDYFKSINDTYGHAAGDQVLKALSGAVSSLLRAPDIFGRLGGEEFAVILPQTGIDEGVEVAERLRSTLAGLAVEVGEDTVTFTVSMGVTRVSPGDKTVEEVLNRADEALYKAKRMGRNRVVRG; from the coding sequence TTGAAGAACCGCCGCACCACCCCTGAGGAACGCCTCCGGAAACGCGTCCGGGAACACGCCGCCCGCCTGCGGGACGGCGACGATCCCGTGGAGTTCTGGGCAACGTTCTGCGAGGCGCTTTTGGCGGAGTCGGCCGAACCCGGTCCGGCCGCCATGCGCGGAGCGGACGGCGGCTCGGCGGCCAGCCTGAGGGCGTCCCGGCTGAACACCCTGTTCCTGAGCCTGCGCACGCCGGTCCTGCTGCTCGACGCGGACTTCGCGGTGGAAGTCATGAATCCGGCGGCCTGCGAACTGACCGGCGCGGCCGACGTGGAGGCGTGGTGCCGGGGCGACCATGCCCCCGTGCCCTTGAAGGAGCTCGCCCCCTGGCTGGAGGGCCCCCTGGAGGCCGAGGGGCTGGGCGTGGAAGGGGTCGAGGCCTGCCGCCTGGACGTGCCCGTGGTCCAGCGCCATGGCGAGCGCCATTTCAGCGTCGCGGTCTCCCTGGCCGCCGATTTCCCCGACCGCCGCACCGGCTACGCAGTGGTTCTGGACGACATCACCGACCGGGTGGAGGGCGAGCGCGAACTGGCCGGGGAGCGCAACCGAGTGGCCCACTACCTCGACGTGATCGGGGCCATGGTCTTCACCCTGGATGCCGCGGGCAGGGTCGACATGGTCAACCGGACCGCCTGCCGCATGCTGGGCTACGCCGAGGAGGAGCTTCTGGGCCGGGACTGGGTGGACATTCTGGTTCCCCCGCCCCAGCGCGACGCAATACGCGACTGCCTGTACCTGGTCCTGTCCGGCCAGGTGGAGGAAGAGGACGAGCGTTCCTTTCCCGTGACCACGCGCGAGGGGTTCAGACGCATGATCCAGTGGCAGAGCCAGGTCCTGACCACCGAGGGCGGCCTGCCCGTGGGCATGCTCCTGTCGGGCACGGACATCACCGAGCAGCGGGTCATCGAGGAGACCCTGGCCGAAAAGGAATTGTGGCTGCGCAGCTCCTTCGTCGCCCTGGGCGAGGCCGTGCTCATCCTGACCCCGGAAATGACTATCCTGGACGCCAACCCGGCGGCCGAGGCCATGTTCGAGCGGTCCCAGGCCGACCTGCAGGGCGAGCCGGTCAGCGGGCTGCACGTCAACGCCGGGCACTACGAGGATTTCCTGGCCCGCTCAAAGGCCGCCTTCGAGGCCGGGGAGCGCGCCCTGTTCGAGCTGCCGCTCAAGCGGCGCAAGGGCGAGATATTTCCGGCCGACCAGTCGGTCTCGCTGATCAAGGGCGACGACGGGGCCACGCTGGGCGTGGTCAACGTCATCCGCGACATCTCGGACCGCAAGTACGCCGAGGCCGAGCTCAAGCGCAGCGAGGAGAAGTTTAGGCGCATCTTCGAGACCATCGAGGAGGGGTACATGGTCACGGACCTGGAAGGGACCGTGCTCATGGTCAACCCGGCCACCTGTCGGCTGCTCCAGTTCGAGGAGTCCGAGCTGGTGGGCCGGAACATCGACACCCTGTACCGGCAGGTCAGCGAGCGCGTCGGATTCCGCGAGGCCCTGCAGGCCAAGGGGGCAATCCGGGGGCTGCAGATGACCGCCCGGCGCAAGGACGGGACCGCCATCGTCATCGAGGCCAATGCCCACCAGGTTCTGAACAACCAGGGCGAGCCCGTGGCCATGGAGGGGACCTTCCGCGACATCACCAGGCGCATCGAGGCCGAGAGGGTCCTGCGCGAGAGCGAGAAGCAGTACCGGGCCTTTTTCGAGAACAACCACGCCATCATGCTCCTGACCGATCCCAAGTCCGAACGGATCATCGACGCCAACCCGGCGGCCGCGGACTTCTACGGCTACCCCATCGAGGTCATGCGGACCATGAACCTGAGCCAGATCAACGCCCTGGGTCGGGACGAGATGTTCTCCGAGATGCGCCGCTCCATGGACGAGGGGCGGACCTACTTCATCGTCCGGCACCGGCTGGCCGGCGGCGAGCTGCGCGACGTGGAGGTCTATTCCGGGCCGATCATGGTCCAGGGGGCCCAGCGCCTCTATTCGGTCATCCACGACGTGACCAAACGCATCGAGCTGGAACAGGAGATGAAGCTGCTGGCCACCACCGACGCCCTGACCGGGGCCAGCAACCGCCACCAGTTCTTCTCCCTGGGCGGGGTGGAGGTGCAGCGGGCCAAGCGCTACGACCTGCCCCTGGCCGTGATCATGCTCGACATCGATTATTTCAAGTCCATCAACGACACCTACGGGCACGCGGCCGGGGACCAGGTCCTCAAGGCCCTGTCCGGCGCGGTCTCGTCGCTGTTGCGCGCGCCGGACATCTTCGGCCGGCTGGGCGGGGAGGAATTCGCGGTCATCCTGCCCCAGACCGGGATCGACGAGGGCGTGGAGGTGGCCGAGCGGCTGCGCTCGACCCTGGCCGGGCTCGCGGTGGAGGTGGGGGAGGACACCGTGACCTTCACGGTGTCCATGGGCGTGACCCGGGTAAGCCCCGGGGACAAGACCGTGGAAGAGGTCCTGAACCGGGCGGACGAGGCCCTGTACAAGGCCAAGCGCATGGGCCGCAACAGGGTCGTGCGCGGCTGA
- a CDS encoding sensor histidine kinase: MRADKPKRKRPLLTSRSISRDLTFSLVVIVMIIATALGGFIYWQQSQEMWDTAEKKGEDTISSVAEILAVPIWNLDYDNARLIGSVYTHDDMVQGIRIYGSRNEVVFAHEKFSGVPADFSKVRPIIFEGRTIGRAEIDFTLAREKKRLDEQMFVSIIIIVVSISVILAITGLLLRVFLNKPLMVLQSGIARVAKGDFSYDFGEVYHAELLEIAKRFRRMSIEIEGRENKLQTMNKTLQEAEEKYRSIFENAIEGIFQATPDGVLRRANPAMARIFGYDSLDEFLSNVRSLSSRIMVNPDHMQGFFDRVRDQGEVKRFEAEYYRRDGKTIWGSLNARAIHDEEGNFVFVDGILEDITDRKKAEQDLADLNRHLEQLVRERTEDLVNKARELEEANQRLRELDEMKSAFLSSVSHELRTPLTSILGFAKLLNKEFTRNFLPLVNPDSSLARKGKRIRENLAIISHEGERLTRLINDVLDLNKIESGSMGWRDEDLDMNEVIEVAASSVSGMFAQTSLELRTEIDPRLPHIRADRDRMQQVLINLLNNASKFTEKGSVTLRAFPRFGQLRVEVVDTGTGIHPEDQSQIFEKFHQTHTDDTMVNKPKGTGLGLTICREIIEHYGGRIWVESQVGVGSTFIFTLPSME; the protein is encoded by the coding sequence ATGCGAGCAGACAAACCCAAGAGAAAACGGCCTCTCCTGACCAGCAGGTCCATCTCGCGGGACCTGACCTTCAGCCTGGTGGTGATCGTCATGATCATCGCCACGGCGCTCGGCGGTTTCATCTACTGGCAGCAGTCCCAGGAGATGTGGGACACGGCCGAGAAAAAGGGCGAGGACACCATATCCTCGGTGGCCGAGATCCTGGCCGTGCCCATCTGGAACCTGGACTACGACAACGCCCGGCTCATCGGCTCGGTCTACACCCACGACGACATGGTCCAGGGCATCCGCATCTACGGCTCGCGCAACGAGGTGGTCTTCGCCCACGAGAAGTTTTCGGGCGTGCCCGCGGACTTCAGCAAGGTCCGGCCGATCATCTTCGAGGGCCGCACCATCGGCCGGGCCGAGATCGACTTCACCCTGGCCCGCGAGAAGAAGCGCCTCGACGAGCAGATGTTCGTGTCGATCATCATCATCGTCGTGTCCATCTCCGTCATCCTGGCCATCACCGGCCTGCTTTTGCGCGTCTTCCTGAACAAGCCGCTGATGGTCCTCCAGTCCGGCATTGCCCGGGTGGCCAAGGGCGACTTCTCCTACGACTTCGGCGAGGTCTACCACGCCGAGCTCCTGGAGATCGCCAAACGGTTCCGGCGCATGTCCATCGAGATCGAGGGCCGCGAGAACAAGCTTCAGACCATGAACAAGACCCTCCAGGAAGCGGAGGAGAAATACCGGTCCATCTTCGAGAACGCCATCGAGGGCATCTTCCAGGCAACGCCGGACGGCGTGCTGCGCCGGGCCAATCCGGCCATGGCCCGCATCTTCGGCTACGACTCCCTGGACGAGTTTCTGTCCAACGTCCGCTCCCTGAGCTCCAGGATCATGGTCAACCCGGACCACATGCAGGGGTTCTTCGACCGGGTGCGCGACCAGGGCGAGGTCAAGCGGTTCGAGGCCGAGTACTACCGCCGCGACGGCAAGACCATCTGGGGCTCGCTCAACGCCCGTGCCATCCACGACGAGGAGGGCAACTTCGTGTTCGTGGACGGCATCCTCGAGGACATCACCGACCGCAAGAAGGCCGAGCAGGACCTGGCCGACCTGAACCGCCACCTGGAGCAGCTCGTGCGCGAGCGCACCGAGGACCTGGTCAACAAGGCCCGCGAGCTCGAGGAGGCCAACCAGCGGCTGCGCGAGCTGGACGAGATGAAGTCCGCCTTCCTGTCCTCGGTCTCCCATGAACTGCGCACGCCCCTGACCTCCATCCTCGGCTTCGCCAAGCTCCTGAACAAGGAGTTCACGCGCAACTTCCTGCCCCTGGTCAACCCGGACAGCTCCCTCGCCCGCAAAGGCAAGCGCATCCGCGAAAACCTGGCCATCATCAGCCATGAGGGCGAGCGTCTGACCCGGCTGATCAACGACGTGCTCGACCTGAACAAGATCGAGTCCGGCTCCATGGGCTGGCGCGACGAGGACCTGGACATGAACGAGGTCATCGAGGTTGCCGCCAGCTCGGTCTCCGGCATGTTCGCCCAGACCTCGCTGGAACTGCGCACCGAGATCGATCCCCGCCTTCCGCACATCCGCGCCGACCGCGACCGCATGCAGCAGGTGCTCATCAACCTGCTCAACAACGCCTCCAAGTTCACGGAAAAGGGCTCGGTCACCCTGCGCGCCTTTCCACGCTTCGGCCAGCTCCGCGTGGAGGTGGTGGACACGGGCACCGGCATCCACCCCGAGGACCAGTCCCAGATCTTCGAGAAGTTCCACCAGACCCACACCGACGACACCATGGTCAACAAGCCCAAGGGCACCGGCCTGGGGTTGACCATCTGCCGCGAGATCATCGAGCACTACGGCGGCCGCATCTGGGTCGAGTCCCAAGTGGGCGTAGGCTCCACCTTCATCTTCACTTTGCCTTCCATGGAATAA
- a CDS encoding PAS domain-containing sensor histidine kinase: MLEVTLEILRFFVLALALGLFIHADRSVSYGRRGFLLIKIGFLLILFGVFMEITDQLDIPGWGMVADVHVNFYLAKVVGQLAGSVLLLVGLWFWLPSIRTMDEVQEALDRARSELEEHFVARTRELEAEVDRRCKAEAEGRISDERRRILFENSPIGITHGFVGGRFVERNRAYARMLGYDSPEEMAQAQALAGDTFSHIVDPADVERIVGQARNEDYVKDLIVRMRRKDGEIRWIRLEMAMARDHHGRNYYFYAFALDVTERKERSEALERYKRRLKGIFDSLPVGIFVVDRETHTMAWANPEALRMSGYTLDQMIGLPCREALCGDASFCPWGGIEEGVPCTDESFLTRKDGTRLPVLKNMVSTVVDGRESLVVSLQDISEQKRLEELREDVNRIVTHDLKGPIIGVINGCRLLLLEEESLDAELSEMLHLIENQAEKALQMIGLSLALYKIEAGTFTYEPEPVAVMDVVRETLVNLGGRIEDKRLAVSVLLDGGPDPGLGSPMIPANPLLLETMVANLLLNAVEAAPEGGEVSVGLEQGDPVVLTMVNAGAVPEALRETFFEKYSTGGKPGGTGLGTYSARLAAGAMGGTVELSVSDDEDRTTLRVTLPGA, translated from the coding sequence GTGTTGGAAGTCACTCTCGAGATCCTGAGATTTTTCGTTCTCGCCCTGGCGTTGGGACTCTTCATCCACGCCGACCGGTCCGTGTCCTACGGCCGCCGCGGTTTTCTGCTCATCAAGATCGGTTTCCTGCTCATCCTCTTCGGGGTCTTCATGGAGATCACCGACCAACTCGACATCCCGGGCTGGGGCATGGTCGCCGACGTCCACGTGAACTTCTATCTGGCCAAGGTCGTGGGCCAGCTGGCCGGGTCGGTCCTGCTCCTGGTCGGGCTGTGGTTCTGGCTGCCGTCCATCCGGACCATGGACGAGGTTCAGGAGGCCCTGGACCGGGCCCGCAGCGAGCTGGAGGAGCACTTCGTGGCCCGGACCCGCGAACTCGAAGCCGAAGTGGATCGGCGGTGCAAGGCCGAGGCCGAGGGGCGCATTTCCGACGAGCGCCGGCGCATCCTGTTCGAGAACAGCCCCATCGGCATCACCCACGGCTTCGTGGGCGGGCGGTTCGTGGAGCGCAACCGGGCCTACGCCCGCATGCTCGGCTACGACTCCCCCGAGGAAATGGCCCAGGCCCAGGCCCTGGCGGGCGACACCTTTTCCCACATCGTGGACCCGGCGGATGTGGAGCGCATCGTCGGCCAGGCCAGGAATGAGGATTACGTCAAGGACCTGATCGTGCGCATGCGGCGCAAGGACGGGGAGATTCGCTGGATACGCCTGGAAATGGCCATGGCCCGCGACCACCACGGGCGGAATTATTATTTTTACGCATTCGCCCTGGACGTGACCGAGCGCAAGGAGCGGTCCGAGGCCCTGGAGCGGTACAAGCGCCGTCTCAAGGGCATATTCGACTCCCTGCCCGTGGGCATCTTCGTGGTGGACAGGGAGACGCACACCATGGCCTGGGCCAATCCCGAGGCCCTGAGGATGAGCGGCTACACCCTGGACCAGATGATCGGCCTACCCTGCCGCGAGGCGCTGTGCGGGGACGCCTCGTTCTGCCCCTGGGGAGGGATAGAGGAGGGCGTCCCCTGCACGGACGAGAGCTTCCTGACCCGCAAGGACGGCACCCGGCTGCCCGTGCTCAAGAACATGGTCTCCACCGTGGTGGACGGCCGGGAGAGCCTGGTGGTCAGCCTGCAGGACATCTCCGAGCAAAAGCGGCTGGAGGAGCTGCGCGAGGACGTCAACCGCATCGTGACCCACGATCTCAAGGGGCCTATCATCGGCGTGATCAACGGGTGCAGGCTCCTGCTCCTGGAGGAGGAGAGCCTGGACGCCGAACTGAGCGAGATGCTCCACCTCATCGAGAACCAGGCGGAAAAGGCCCTGCAGATGATCGGCCTGTCCCTGGCCCTCTACAAGATCGAGGCCGGAACCTTCACCTACGAGCCCGAGCCCGTCGCCGTCATGGACGTGGTCCGGGAGACCCTCGTCAACCTGGGCGGCAGAATCGAGGACAAGAGGCTGGCCGTGTCTGTCCTGCTCGACGGCGGCCCGGATCCGGGGCTGGGGAGCCCGATGATCCCGGCCAACCCGCTCCTGCTGGAGACCATGGTCGCCAACCTGCTGCTCAATGCCGTGGAGGCCGCGCCCGAGGGCGGCGAGGTCTCGGTCGGCCTGGAGCAGGGCGATCCCGTGGTCCTGACCATGGTCAACGCGGGGGCCGTACCCGAGGCGCTGCGCGAGACCTTTTTCGAGAAGTACTCCACCGGCGGCAAGCCCGGCGGGACCGGCCTGGGGACCTATTCGGCCCGCCTGGCGGCCGGGGCCATGGGCGGCACCGTCGAACTGTCCGTTTCCGACGACGAGGACCGGACCACTCTGCGCGTGACCCTGCCCGGGGCGTGA
- a CDS encoding substrate-binding periplasmic protein, protein MSCLPALAQDRELRIVTVELGACGRLEGGRPVGFCFELGNALAREAGLEAENRLVPLARGVEEVATDKADLIIIPPEGGIADLAEDIGPVKAITLAAWARVETPLRDARDLAGKTVAVVRGSRHEREQAGELHFIPFPCKNHELAFKMLMAGRVDAVLGPLEGLAEAARRIGLRRRFLGEPLVVERDFMRVYVSTSVPSPVRDRLRRALNRLIEDGTVARLRDRYPI, encoded by the coding sequence TTGTCGTGCCTTCCGGCCCTGGCCCAGGACCGGGAGCTGCGCATCGTGACCGTGGAACTGGGGGCGTGCGGCCGTCTGGAAGGGGGGCGGCCCGTCGGGTTCTGCTTCGAGCTGGGCAACGCCCTGGCCCGCGAGGCGGGGCTCGAGGCGGAGAACCGGCTCGTGCCCCTGGCCCGTGGCGTGGAGGAGGTGGCCACGGACAAGGCCGATCTGATCATCATCCCGCCCGAGGGCGGTATCGCCGACCTGGCCGAGGACATCGGCCCGGTCAAGGCAATCACCCTGGCGGCCTGGGCCCGGGTGGAGACACCCCTGCGCGACGCCCGGGACCTGGCGGGCAAGACCGTGGCCGTGGTCCGTGGCTCCCGCCACGAACGCGAACAGGCCGGGGAGCTGCACTTCATCCCCTTCCCGTGCAAGAATCACGAGTTGGCCTTCAAGATGCTCATGGCCGGGCGGGTGGACGCCGTGCTCGGGCCGCTGGAGGGACTGGCCGAGGCCGCGCGGCGGATCGGCCTGCGCCGACGGTTCCTGGGAGAGCCCTTGGTCGTGGAACGCGATTTCATGCGCGTCTACGTGTCCACGAGCGTGCCGTCGCCCGTCCGCGACCGCCTGCGCAGGGCATTGAACCGGCTCATCGAGGACGGGACCGTGGCCCGGCTTCGGGATCGTTATCCTATATAA
- a CDS encoding Rne/Rng family ribonuclease: protein MTKKKRQKMFISVLPGEQVEVVIAEEGKVNEYYVEMVHQAKTKGNIYKGYIHNIDNGLQAAFINYGAERNGFLQIDEVHPEYYVNDAATKKGQRFPLMQKVLKPGQEVLVQVVKEPTGKKGAFLTSYLSLPGRSFVYTVGRSQIGVSRKIEDEKERGRLKAALEGFETTEGVGLIARTAAIGQSKAALERDYKYLNRLWTDIRSNAQKVKAPAIVYKELGLAARAVRDYLTLDITEIWVDDKETYEQVHQFVKLAFPRKNNLVRLHEDSDLSLLERFNLTKQVQEIYSREASMPSGGRLVFDATEALTAVDINSGKIGGEKNFQKMALKTNVEAAREIARQLRLRDIGGQVVIDFIEMKNPKDCREVEKVMRAEMKNDRARTDVSRISSFGLMELVRQRLGSSAIAISTEPCPCCKGTGIRRNMEWQALQALKEIHRDLRKPGGEEVEFDCEEELAIYLLNNKRGILADLEKRYNKSIHIDIEYEYDE from the coding sequence ATGACCAAGAAGAAACGGCAGAAGATGTTCATCTCCGTACTGCCGGGAGAACAGGTCGAGGTCGTCATCGCCGAAGAGGGCAAGGTCAACGAATACTACGTTGAGATGGTCCACCAGGCCAAGACCAAGGGCAACATCTACAAGGGTTACATCCACAACATCGACAACGGGCTGCAGGCCGCGTTCATCAACTACGGGGCCGAGCGCAACGGCTTTCTGCAGATCGACGAGGTCCACCCCGAATACTACGTCAACGACGCGGCCACCAAGAAGGGCCAGCGCTTCCCGCTGATGCAGAAGGTGCTCAAGCCCGGCCAGGAGGTCCTGGTCCAGGTGGTCAAGGAACCCACCGGCAAGAAGGGGGCGTTTCTGACCTCCTACCTCTCCCTGCCCGGCCGCAGCTTCGTCTACACCGTGGGCCGCAGCCAGATCGGGGTTTCGCGCAAGATCGAGGACGAAAAGGAACGGGGCCGCCTCAAGGCCGCCCTGGAAGGATTCGAGACCACCGAGGGCGTGGGGTTGATCGCCCGCACCGCGGCCATCGGGCAATCCAAGGCCGCGCTGGAGCGCGACTACAAGTACCTGAACCGGCTGTGGACCGACATCCGCTCCAACGCCCAGAAGGTCAAGGCCCCGGCCATCGTGTACAAGGAGCTCGGCCTGGCCGCCCGGGCCGTGCGCGACTACCTGACTCTGGACATCACCGAGATATGGGTGGACGACAAGGAAACCTATGAACAGGTCCACCAGTTCGTGAAGCTGGCCTTCCCGCGCAAGAACAACCTGGTCCGGCTGCACGAGGACAGCGACCTCTCCCTGCTGGAGCGGTTCAACCTGACCAAGCAGGTCCAGGAAATCTACTCCCGCGAGGCGTCCATGCCCTCGGGCGGACGGCTGGTCTTCGACGCCACCGAGGCCCTGACCGCCGTGGACATCAACTCCGGCAAGATCGGCGGCGAGAAGAATTTCCAGAAGATGGCGCTCAAGACCAACGTGGAGGCCGCCCGCGAGATAGCCCGCCAGCTCAGGCTGCGCGACATCGGCGGCCAGGTGGTCATCGACTTCATCGAGATGAAGAACCCCAAGGACTGCCGCGAGGTCGAGAAGGTCATGCGCGCGGAGATGAAGAACGACCGCGCCCGGACCGACGTCTCGCGCATTTCGTCCTTCGGCCTGATGGAGCTGGTCCGCCAGCGGCTGGGCTCCTCGGCCATCGCCATCTCCACCGAGCCGTGCCCCTGCTGCAAGGGCACCGGCATCCGCCGCAACATGGAATGGCAGGCCCTGCAGGCCCTCAAGGAAATCCACCGCGACCTGCGCAAGCCCGGCGGCGAGGAGGTCGAGTTCGACTGCGAGGAGGAGCTGGCCATCTACCTGCTGAACAACAAGCGCGGCATCCTGGCCGACCTGGAAAAGCGCTACAACAAGTCCATCCACATCGACATCGAGTACGAATACGACGAATAG
- a CDS encoding radical SAM protein produces MAYKYVFGPVMSGRLGRSLGLDLLGDRICSMDCVYCEVGATRERTCERRVYVPAAGILKELSLWKEEGLEPPDMITLGGLGEPCLNSEMENVILGARRLFPATPVAVLTNASLMTDPEVRRELCAADVVLPSLDALVEAEFTRVNRPDEAVRPKAVAEGLLAFRNEFKGKIFLEILLAEGINDSDENLGRLKDFCQRLAPDRVDVVTLTRPGTVKGVRPVDGAVLSRWRLALGGGETRTQERRADGGKEMSLERMTAAVAASLGRRPQTAQQLAQALGADPEKVRQAVEALEKMGDVTRRDDRGQTFYHGTGHVIED; encoded by the coding sequence ATGGCATACAAATACGTCTTCGGCCCGGTCATGAGCGGGCGGCTCGGCCGCTCGCTGGGACTCGACCTGCTCGGGGACCGCATCTGCTCCATGGACTGCGTGTACTGCGAGGTGGGGGCCACCAGGGAACGGACCTGCGAACGCAGGGTGTACGTCCCGGCGGCCGGCATCCTCAAGGAACTCTCCCTGTGGAAGGAGGAAGGGCTGGAGCCGCCGGACATGATCACCCTGGGCGGACTCGGCGAGCCGTGCCTGAACTCGGAGATGGAAAACGTCATCCTCGGGGCCAGGCGGCTCTTTCCCGCGACGCCCGTGGCCGTGCTGACCAACGCCAGCCTGATGACCGACCCCGAGGTGCGCCGCGAACTGTGCGCCGCCGACGTGGTCCTGCCCAGCCTCGACGCCCTGGTGGAAGCGGAATTCACCCGGGTGAACCGGCCCGACGAGGCCGTCAGGCCCAAGGCCGTGGCCGAGGGGCTCCTTGCCTTCAGAAATGAATTCAAGGGAAAGATATTTTTGGAAATTTTGCTTGCCGAAGGAATAAACGATTCCGACGAGAACCTCGGCAGGCTGAAGGATTTTTGCCAACGGCTTGCTCCCGACCGAGTGGACGTGGTCACCCTGACCCGTCCCGGAACGGTCAAGGGGGTCCGCCCCGTGGACGGGGCGGTTCTAAGCCGGTGGCGCCTGGCGCTCGGAGGCGGGGAAACCCGCACGCAAGAGCGGCGGGCCGACGGCGGCAAGGAGATGAGCCTGGAGCGGATGACCGCTGCCGTGGCCGCCTCCCTGGGCCGCAGGCCCCAGACCGCGCAACAGCTGGCCCAGGCCCTGGGAGCGGATCCCGAAAAGGTCCGCCAGGCCGTGGAAGCCCTGGAAAAGATGGGCGACGTTACCCGCCGGGATGACCGGGGGCAGACTTTTTACCACGGAACGGGCCATGTCATCGAAGACTGA